Genomic segment of Malus domestica chromosome 15, GDT2T_hap1:
CCTCACCAATTCCGTACCAGGATCACTGATGCCCGGCATCCCAGCATCGCTTATGAGCGCCACAATTTCACCTTCCTTCAACCGCTTCAACACTGTTTGCCCCCGTTGAGCTTCATTGAATTTGTGATAGCTCAGCTGTAATCTAAAAGCATAAATCAAAATgactaaaactaaaaactaaccaACTCAGAATCCCAAAAATATAATAACCCCTATTCACTTACAAGGGGAGTTTTGATGCTATAATGGTGGAGCAACTTCCCCGAATGCCGAGTGTCTTCGGAAAGTATTACATGAGCTGATTTTAGCACCCGGAGAGCCCTGCATTGGCAAAATTCGGTCcgatatcaaattaaaaaatgaaaagaaaacaaatacaTGGTTTGCAACTCTGTAATTTGTATGTAGAGATTGAGAAAGCACCGTAGAGTGATATCTTCGAGGTTTCCGATCGGAGTTCCGACCAAATACAGTCCGGGTTCAATAGGACCCTGCAACcgaaacaaacattcaaaatacAATCTTCTGTTGAAAAACCGATAAAGTAATGGTTTGATTATGCAAAAACAACgagattgaaaataaaattagagGGAAATTAGGGTTACTTGTTTCGACGGCGGTTGGGGGATTGAGTCGGTGAGTTCGGAGGAGATTTGAGGGCTGGAAGAACAGAAGGGGATTATGCTAGCTTTATTAGGGCAAACGGAGAGTGAGTGGAGAGACGGCTGCGCCGTCTGAACCGTCTGGGAGGGGAGCAAGTTCGAGAGGCCGGACCGCCCCCATGAGAAAGAAACCGCCGTGAAAGGAAGCCGCCGCGATAGCATTTGTTCCGGTAACTAAACCCCTCGCGCTTGCTTCTGGGTGGAGGGAAAACACAGCTGAAGTTAACCGTTTTGGATATTTTAGAACACGTAATGTTATAgagattaaattttataaactaacGTAAAAGTTAATGATTGTATTATTACTTTGTGTTTGATTTAACAtacttatttcttattagtgaAACATGACACACTCCGATCCAGAATGTCTATCTGGACTTTGAATCGATCTTTCCTGATCGACGCCGGAAGATGACAAAGCCATAAAAGTGtggtgatgtgaaaaatatgaataaatttaaatctaaacctttatttttgcccactcacactttctgtttttcgcccttcTAGGATTTAGCTGAATCTTTTGTGGCGAATGAGCGATCACTGGCGATTATGAGATTCACCCAAGTAAACGTAGGAGTTTGTTTCTTGTTGTGTAATAATTACCTTATCTAGGTTTGATTGTTCTACTTATGTTGTACTGTCATCTATACTCGGATTATTTGTGTAATATGGGTTATTCCCACTACTGCACACTCTCTTTATTAGCTTAAATAACGATTtaaattattcatatttttccacTTCACCTACACTTTTCGCTACGTCACTTTCGAAATTTTCCACTTCAACACATGATTTAATTCGTAAATTTAATCTACTTTTTAGAACCGATAAGTTGACAAAGAAGCTACTTCGAGAAACGCATAGGGATAGGGGTGAAGACGTTCGTTATTAGTTGATAAACTATCCTTTCCGTTGAAATTTCTTGTTCTAATTGATAGAGCAACTGAGTAGCAAGTCGAAAACGTGCAAGGCTATCTAAGTGGCAAGGAACTTGTAGCTCATTTGTTGATCAATAGGGGTGCAATATCCCCACCCCCGATATCAGTTGTATCCAAAAATAGTTACATCGGTGCAATTAGAGGGGGCAAATCAATCCATTAGGCTTTTAATGagtactcattgagatctattTAGTTTGATCTCACCTTACACTATCATCACCATTACCAATCTCACatctataatgatataaaaTTAAACGAGTCTTTAACGAGTGTCCATTAATAACCGTTATTAGTTGATTTACCACCACTAGATGCAATTGCCCCCACCCCGCTATCAGTTGTATGAAAAAACAGTTTAACTCGAGACTATTTTCAGAATAGCCAAAAGCGCTTCTAACCGAAACGACACAAGTCTCGTCGATCAACCAACGAGCTTACTGTTTGTAAAAGCAAGGATGCAGACATGATATCTGACCGTATTCACAGTTGTTGCAGCTACGCAACCTGATTCGCATCCCACCTCACTCGACTCGACACATGCATTCCAACTTCCAAGCAATGGCAACCAAATATGTTGCGGGGTGTGGGGGCATGTCCGTTAACATTGATTAAATAGTTGATTCCAAATCAATCTTTATACATAATTAATATTCGTTAGGTCATTACATTAAACCTTGTCATCATGGAACCACCATGTCGTCTCCTTGGGAGATCTGCCGTTCCTGCAGTTCTTCACGTATCGATCGTTATCCGCTGGGCGTTGCTGCACAAATGGTAAATTGCACAAATGAGGGTCGTGTTATAACGAAGTCACGTAGGGTGAAGTGGAATAATCTAAAGCTAAAAATTGAACCATACCTTCACCGTGGAACTCGATAACATGGAGAGAATGCTGATACAGATGGAACTAACCGTCATGGCTGGGGACCATGAATCATATAGAATATCTGCAAATGAAAACAACCGTTAACTGGAAAATCAATTAGCTGTTGCTCATTATCAGGTACATGACAGCTATCTACTACATTGCAGAAGCGAGAATATGTAAacaaaaaaggtcgtacccagtgcacaaggctcccgctttacgcagggtctgggagaggtgaatgtcggctagccttacccccatttatggagaggctgctcccaaagcGAGAATATGTAAACGACAACAATAAATTAAACATAACGTGATCAAACAGCTCGGGCTACCTTAGGCACACAATCCATAGGGAATCAAACAATCCATAGGGAATCAAGGATAACAAAAAGGAGATGATAGTTTCCCCTTTTTTGTTATCTTATCATTTCTGGcaacaaagaaaaagatatcTTGTGCTTGAAAGACGAAAGTTTGCAACTTTAAAAAGCTCAAAAGAGCAATAACAAGTATAGATGCAAACGCAAGGGATACCGAATGACTCCCAGCACCTAGAAGATTCTATCCAATGACCAAAGCCTCACAAAACTGTGAGCTTGGGTGTAACTCATGCAGCCATGCCTCTGGAActtaaatttgatcttcaactAAGAGCTATTGTCAAAGTTTCTTAGGTATCCCTGGTCCTTTCTTTTTAAATTCACTATATGGCTATAATACTCGATGTGATTTAATAATAAAAGCTATCTGCCTGATTTTCAGAGTTCACAACTAAACCTGATCGTATGCTGGGCACCACACTAATTTCTAGTTTATTTTCTTGTCAATCTTCATATCAAGCCAATTCAGATTATCACAAAATCCAACTAGGCATGTCATGCGATCATGCGTACTCGCGACAGTAAGCACCGGAGGGTTGTACTTGCTTGACATGAGACATTAGATTTCTACCACAGAACGATAAAATGAAACATTCTAAATTGCTAGTGCTAAGATCTAAACATTAGGTAACGTTTTCCTCAAGCTTAGTTGCAAACAGAAGGATATTCTCCAAGGCAAGGTCAAACTCGAATGGTCGGCAAATTCAATAGAATCCATTTAAACTTATTACAAGGTTGCCTAACTTGCAAGCAAATATTGCGATGTAACAGTTGATCAACTTAACAACTAGTCATCATTTTGATAGAATGAAACTAACGATCGCATAAGGTCAAAGCAATGACTCGAATAATATAATAGCCATCTAATTTTTGATCTTCCATATCAAGAAAGCAGGAATTCACACCAAGACATTAGTTCCATACTAACCCAATTACTGAAAACTAAAGATCGCGGAAAATACTAATACAAAGTTAAAAGACGAGATCGGTACCTAAACAGATATGGCCATTGCTGTAAATGTGAGGATGCAGAGGAGCCGGAGGGACAAAAATCACCTGAATACATCAGTAATTTAAGCGAAAACTTCAAATATTAATCGAGCATTATCGGCTACTAAATTACTTATCGTTCTGTTTTCGTCAAGTTTTCGAAACCCTAACAACTACAACTCTAGAACCAAACAGTAGGTATGCTTACTTAAATGGTTTGAACCCAATAATCAATTCTTCAGTTTCGAAACAaatttctcggcaaccaaacagaatcAAGAGAAAACCAAAAGTTAAATTCAGAATCTTATGGACCTGTGGTGCTTCCATGGGATAATGCTCGGGGAAATCGACTTGGAGCTGATAAATTTCGTTAGCGTATAGAGTTCCCGGCGCTCCGGTGACTTCGATGACCCATCTTCACAccaaaattcaaagaaattaacattTATCACAAAATTAATCGCAAACAAAAGAGACATTAAcactaaattaaatataaagaaATTGGAATGGAACCTCTGAAGATTATCGGTGACTTTGTGCTTGAAACCTGCCGGAGGATTCACCTGCCACTCCACCAGCTCTTTCTGCAGCCGATTGCAGGCGATCTTGCTTAAGGCCTACGCACCCAAAAAATTCCATTAAaaacgataaaaaaaaaaaaagtacaaacaaTTTAAAATTGTATATACAGAGAGAAGTAAACCTTGCGTGAAGTGGCGGAGGAGCTCGTCATCGCTTCCTAAGCaagtgagagagaaagaggcgGACGGCAGCGACGGCGGATTCGAGTGCTCCTTCCTACCCTCCTTCCTCGGCTATCTTTTACTCTCAATTTTCTCTGAAAAttccagaaattattttaattttctagacaataaaaaatatacattttaGCAAAAAGGTATCCACGCGCGTGATAGTAGTCGGCAATCTCATCAGAAATATCTCCGGGGGACCCACTGCTGCACTAGAAGCTTTTGGAGGTTTCCGGTTTTGCCACGTTGATAATATTTGATCACGGAATCCGCGTGTTCGTTCGctcctttttttttagtattgGTGCAGGTCGTTGCCgtcgttttttatttttaatttccacaagcaaaaaattattctcccaccaaaaaaataataatgtcaaTTTAGAAAAAAGTCACACCAAATTGAACACGGGGGTCGTCTAATTAatcttataaatttataattagtagtttaattagttttgttataaaatgtaaaagttatagagagataacctttattcgggacaggaacgaagcagttgcagagtattataccaacacaagctattgcagaggaagtaatgtatattattactattagatatttttctcttccttttctctctgcTTTGTTGAACATTCgtaaagctctatttatagagcatcaccatggaaacaaacaaaaacactgTTAAACATATGACATGTTCACTGTatgcatgtgggcatacatattatactatttacaacactctcccttggatgcccacatatcaacatcagttgcctcattaaaaccttgcttggaaaaaccctgtgggaaaaaaaacatagcgaaggaaaaagagtacaactttatccggatggtgttgagcatgcttatgttgcctcgttaaaaccttgataggaaaaacccagtgggaaaaatcctaagcgaaggaaaaagagtacaacatgcatgtatcatggatgctccccctgaattggatctccccctgattctgcattcttcaaatttgtaagccGACGTAATCCGATTCCCTGCACCAGCTTCTGAAATATGCACTTTGATAAATCATTCCTTCATCTGGGCgacacaggctgcattatcttcatggatgacagttggagtgtctgtctttgaaggtagaccacatgaattccggatgtgatggatcattgatcttaaccaagaacattcacgacttgcttcatgtagagcaattatttccgaatgattggaagatgttgcaactagcgtttgcttcgttgatcgccatgaaattgcagtatctccattagtgaacacatatccattttgtgagcgggctttatgcggatcggagagaaaaccagcatctgcgtatccaacaaggatttgttcatttgtgggcttgtctgagtagaagagacccatatatgttgtcccacgaaggtatcgtagaACATTTTTTactcccttccaatgacgaattgttggagcagagctgtacctggctaacaagttaactgaaaaagctatatctggtctagtacattgtgctaaatacaataaagcacctattacgctcaaatatggtacttctggaccaaggaccagttcatcatcttcctttggacggaatggatctttcttaatgtctaaagaacgaacgaccattggggtgctaagtggataagccttgtccatgccaaatcgcttcagtattttttcaatgtaagctgattgatggaccaaaattccactaacacaatgctcgatctgcaggcctagacaatatttggttttcccaatgtctttcatttcaaattcgcttttcagatattcagcagttttatggagctcttcaggagtcccaacTAAGttcacatcatcaacatatactgccactatagcaaatccagagttggatttcttaatgaacacacaagggcagatgacattgttgatatatccttctttaatcaaatactcactgagacgattataccacattcgcccagattgtttcagcccatatagtgatcgccttaatttgattgagaacatacctcatggtttgtttgttgcttcaggcaacttaagtccttctgggacttttatatatatgtcagtatctaattctccatatagatacgcggtgatgacatccataagtcgcatgtcaagtttttctgaaatcaccaaacttattaagtaacggaacgtaattgtgtcaattacaggagagtatgtctcctcataatcaattccaggtctttgtgaaaagccttgtgcaacgagtcgtgctttgtatctagcaatctcgtttttctcattgcgtttccttgtaaatacccatttgtaacctacgGGGTTTACATCAGttggggtttggactactggtccaagaacacttcgcctttccaaggaatttaattctgcctggattgcatctttccacttaggccaatcttgtctctgtttgcattcatcaacagagcggggctcaatatcatcacttaatatgatttcagtggctactgcGAATGCAAACATATCgtcaatgattatttcattccgatcccacaattcattagtacatgcataatttatgaagatttctttgctttcatgtacttctgtctcttcagggcCATTTTCTTATTCTGGAAGTCCAGagtcatgaattgtggatttgtcaTTTACTCTCTCTttctgaatgatttcatttggattcagttgTGCCCTCGTCTTTCTCTTCCGAGGggttgaatcttttgaacctggtggtctaccacgcttcaggcgtgcaccagatgaatcattcgctgccactttattttgtccaacagggacatcaattctggcaggtgcatttgcagctggtatatgcgattttgtcactttcatagtgtcattaaatgcatctggcatttgattggcaatgctttgaagatgaacgatcattttcacttcattttcacattgaagggttcgaggatcaaaatgaggcaaggtgggaacaacccatgtcagctctTTCCGTtattctggaacggtcttttctccccctaacgatgggaagactgtctcatcaaaatgacaatcagcaaaacgagctgtaaacatatcacctgtcaagggttccaaatatctaataatagatggtgaatcaaaacccacataaattctcagtctacgctgaggtcccattttagtgcgttgcgggggtgcaataggcacataaacagcacaaccaaaaactcgtaaatgtgaaatgtttggctgatgtccaaacacgagttgtattgaggagtattggtggttggctataggtctcaatcgaactaatgatgcagcatgtagaATGACATGTCCCCATGCAAAAACtggcaatttggttttcataAGCATAGTGCGGGCTATTAACTGAAGCCGCTTgatcaatgcttctgctaaaccattttgagtatggacatgaggaacagggtgttcaacatcaatgcccaatgtcatgcagtaatcatcaaaggtttgagacgtaaattcaccagcgttatcaagtcggattgaTTTAATGGGATAATCTGGGAATTGTGCTCGTAACTtagttatctgagcaagaagtctcgcaaaagctacattccgagtagacaagagacaaacatgtgaccatctggtggatgcatcaaccaaaaccataaaatatcgaaatggtccacaagatggttgaataggtccacagatatccccttgaattctttgtataaatgatggggattcagcatcaacctttagttgtgatggtctaattaccaacttctcttgagaacaagccttgcaagggttatcatttgagatagcaatgtctctgctcaataatggatgtctattagagttggtaatgatcatacgcatcatggtggatcctggatgacccagacggtcatgccaaagcatgtaaacctttgaatcaatgaacttctggttcatgatagtatgtgattcaactgtccttatgtatgtataatataatCCACTCGAAAAACcacgcaacttctccaatatacgcttctgggtatcattggaggtaatgcatagatactccacattttttgcacttttcgtttcaatgtggtatccatttagacgtatgtttttgaaactcaacaaatttcgagtagatcgagtagcatacaatgcattttgtatggacaatattgttccatttggtaacataatctgggctttccctgagccttcaatCACATCTGAAggtcctgatattgttgttacccctATTTTTGTAAGCATTAAgcttgagaaatactttcgatcacGAAGTATTGTATGTGTGGTTGCACTGTCTGCCAAACAAATATCTCCGCTATTTCTCATGTTCTGAGAATAACCACagtttttatccatgctttCTGAGTAAATGGAATCACAGTTAACAAACAATTTATAACAGGAAATTTACATgccatttttattgaatttgaaaaactagttttagacaacaagttcagcataataaaagtacatcaaacataaacgaTTTAGTCGGACCGATATACTTCATTCCCCCTTTCCATAATGAAGTCTGAAACATCTAAGTGAGTTGCGTCAAATTGCCCTGATAAATCAAACActggatcaggtatatccattggtttagcctggtcgagaaaattggtctcgacacccttcttcttgagggaggcttgatacaactccaccagatgttttggggtacgacaAGTTCGCACCCAatgcccattgccaccacacctatggcaggcTCCTTCAGAGTTCCTGGGAGCATTGGTTATGTTAGCTTTGCCTTTGTGACGATTCACATTTTTGAAGCTCGGGCCAGAATTATGCCTCtgaacctggttgtgaaactgaccactatggttcttgcctttcctATTCCATCGACCTCGTTTGTGGCCACGTCCTTGTTTATGATAATTACCACCAGAGGATGTGGCGTTCACTTCGAGGGAAGTAGCATTTACTTATGGGAATGGTGCagatccagtaggtcgggaattatggtttttcatcaggagctcattgttctgttcagctaccaggagcacagatatcagctggttgtattcagtgtAGCCTCGCGCTCTATACTGCTGCTGCATAAGCACGTTATTGGCATGAAATGTGCTGTAAGTCTTTTCCAGCAATATTTCATCAGTAATGGTATCCCCACAgagcttcatctgagaggtaatcTTGAACAACGCAGAATTGTACTCCGCTACTGATTTGAAATCCTGAATTCTCAGGTGAGACCACTCATAGCGAGCTTTTGGAAGAATCAtcgttgtctggtgattgtatctgcttCGCAAGGCCTCCCAGAGagctaacggatcttcaaccgttaagtactcactctttagtgcctcatcaagatggcgGCGAATAAAGATCATAGCCTTCGCCCAATTTTGAGAAGATGAGCTGCTTTCTTCcctgat
This window contains:
- the LOC103450430 gene encoding probable ubiquitin-conjugating enzyme E2 18 — translated: MTSSSATSRKALSKIACNRLQKELVEWQVNPPAGFKHKVTDNLQRWVIEVTGAPGTLYANEIYQLQVDFPEHYPMEAPQVIFVPPAPLHPHIYSNGHICLDILYDSWSPAMTVSSICISILSMLSSSTVKQRPADNDRYVKNCRNGRSPKETTWWFHDDKV
- the LOC139192311 gene encoding uncharacterized protein, producing MTNLAKLEYAALDITGKNYLTWVLDTKIYLEAGNLGDTIREESSSSSQNWAKAMIFIRRHLDEALKSEYLTVEDPLALWEALRSRYNHQTTMILPKARYEWSHLRIQDFKSVAEYNSALFKITSQMKLCGDTITDEILLEKTYSTFHANNVLMQQQYRARGYTEYNQLISVLLVQRHNSGPSFKNVNRHKGKANITNAPRNSEGACHRCGGNGHWVRTCRTPKHLVELYQASLKKKGVETNFLDQAKPMDIPDPVFDLSGQFDATHLDVSDFIMERGNEVYRSD